One genomic window of Elaeis guineensis isolate ETL-2024a chromosome 2, EG11, whole genome shotgun sequence includes the following:
- the LOC105058269 gene encoding protein ACCELERATED CELL DEATH 6-like — MLLELLQAARSGNAARLRQIVAGCNRTHLNQVTEGGNTVLHIAAKMGHLELAKAICSLEPLLLTRKNFKSDTPVHCAARAGHHNILHYFVTAPFAYDRRGEEQEWFLRARNRFGNTALHEAAQNGHLKVAQVIMSVDSYLEAEENEAGVSPLYMAAERGSSTIVRLLLESDRCSYQGPNGQTALHAAVLRSYDITKLILEKEAGFIKVGDATNNSTPLHYAASSGNRKMVQLLLEKDSSASYLQDIEGLAPIHVAASAGHPNVIAELVQRRPDCTELITNQGRNFLHVAIVNKRLQVVKYVLESGILVDLNEPDNEGKTPLHLAVISKNRQIVQMLSSNGTVNTSIMNYEGHTPLDLAFLTINWEIALRMYNIMTDLINHGSRFTPQRLDLITNHLQRNQEGEIHRYKTLAKNLAIVAVLTATVTFAAAFTLPGGYKSDSSPNAGNAILANRAAFKVFLVSDSLAMISSISVAIIVLLRTGSLDHDIRLCSLITAMILMCAAVGGMLVAFATGIYVAVASDHKWLAVLIAVMICSVPLVAWMTAYWPSSDFLGLVKMTIIQETDVTADLDYRRYNRQIADRQRPGGIAEFHTP, encoded by the exons ATGCTCCTTGAGTTGTTGCAGGCAGCAAGGTCAGGGAATGCTGCTCGCCTTCGACAAATAGTCGCGGGGTGCAACAGGACCCACCTCAACCAGGTCACGGAGGGGGGGAATACCGTGCTCCACATAGCAGCCAAGATGGGACATTTAGAGCTCGCAAAGGCCATCTGCAGCCTGGAGCCATTACTGTTAACCAGAAAGAACTTCAAAAGTGACACTCCGGTGCACTGCGCGGCCAGGGCCGGGCATCACAATATCCTCCACTACTTCGTCACCGCTCCATTCGCTTATGACCGACGTGGAGAGGAGCAAGAGTGGTTCCTCAGGGCGAGGAATCGCTTCGGAAACACGGCCCTTCACGAGGCGGCTCAGAACGGCCACCTCAAGGTGGCCCAAGTGATCATGTCCGTGGATTCATATTTGGAGGCTGAGGAGAATGAGGCGGGCGTGTCACCGCTCTACATGGCCGCGGAAAGGGGGTCATCGACGATTGTGCGGCTATTGCTTGAGTCCGACCGCTGCTCGTACCAAGGACCAAACGGGCAGACAGCGCTGCACGCGGCTGTGCTCAGGAGCTACG ATATTACAAAACTGATATTAGAAAAAgaggcaggcttcatcaaagTAGGAGACGCCACCAATAACAGCACACCTCTTCACTATGCGGCCTCCAGTGGTAATCGTAAAATGGTgcagctcctacttgagaaagACTCCTCAGCATCCTATCTACAGGACATAGAAGGTTTGGCACCCATTCATGTCGCAGCCAGCGCTGGCCATCCTAACGTAATAGCAGAGCTTGTGCAACGCCGTCCTGATTGCACGGAGTTGATAACCAACCAAGGAAGGAACTTCCTTCATGTTGCCATCGTGAACAAAAGATTACAAGTTGTCAAGTACGTTCTTGAATCAGGGATACTTGTAGACCTAAATGAGCCAGACAATGAAGGCAAAACACCCTTGCATTTAGCTGTCATCTCAAAGAACAGACAGATCGTCCAGATGTTATCATCCAATGGAACAGTAAACACCAGCATCATGAATTACGAGGGCCATACTCCTCTTGATCTTGCTTTCTTAACCATCAATTGGGAAATAGCTCTTAGAATG TACAACATCATGACAGATTTGATAAATCATGGCTCACGGTTTACTCCACAACGGCTGGATCTCATTACAAATCACCTACAAAGAAACCAAGAAGGAGAAATTCACCGGTACAAGACATTAGCTAAGAATCTTGCAATAGTGGCGGTCCTCACTGCTACAGTCACCTTTGCTGCGGCATTTACTCTACCTGGAGGATACAAGAGCGATTCTAGCCCTAATGCAGGCAATGCCATATTAGCAAACAGAGCTGCATTCAAAGTATTTTTGGTCTCAGATAGCTTAGCTATGATCAGTTCCATTTCTGTGGCAATTATAGTACTCCTTCGCACAGGATCACTAGATCATGACATTCGTCTGTGCTCCCTTATCACTGCAATGATACTGATGTGTGCCGCGGTTGGAGGAATGCTTGTAGCATTTGCAACTGGTATATACGTTGCAGTTGCCTCTGACCACAAGTGGCTTGCTGTACTCATAGCTGTTATGATTTGCAGCGTTCCTCTTGTTGCTTGGATGACTGCTTATTGGCCTTCCAGTGATTTCTTAGGGTTGGTGAAGATGACAATAATCCAAGAAACGGACGTGACCGCTGATTTAGATTATAGGCGGTATAATAGGCAGATTGCCGATCGTCAAAGGCCTGGAGGCATTGCAGAGTTCCACAcaccttaa